One region of Cucurbita pepo subsp. pepo cultivar mu-cu-16 chromosome LG03, ASM280686v2, whole genome shotgun sequence genomic DNA includes:
- the LOC111790830 gene encoding GDSL esterase/lipase APG-like, producing MDPIISEVLVFFFAFLLGSGNAQDSTTLVPAIITFGDSAVDVGNNNYLYTIFKANYPPYGKDFVNHQPTGRFCNGKLATDFTAQNLGFKTFPLPYLSPEASGKNLLIGVNFASAASGYDENAAFLNHALSLSQQVGLFKEYQGKLAKVAGNEKAASIIKDALYLLSAGSGDFLQNYYINPYINKVYTADQYGTMLIGAFTTFVKNIYGLGARRLGVTSLPPLGCFPAALTLFGNHQSGCVSRINTDAQAFNKKLNSAAESLKKQLPGFKIVIFDIYKPLYDVISSPSKNGFVEARKGCCGTGTVETTSLLCNPKSLGGTCSNATQYVFWDSVHPSEAANHVLADALILQGFALL from the exons ATGGATCCCATTATTAGCGAAGTGTTGGTGTTCTTCTTTGCGTTTTTGCTTGGGAGTGGAAATGCTCAAGATTCTACCACTTTGGTGCCTGCTATCATTACTTTTGGTGATTCTGCCGTGGATGTGGGAAATAATAACTATCTTTACACTATTTTTAAGGCCAATTACCCTCCATACGGTAAGGACTTTGTGAATCATCAGCCCACTGGCAGGTTTTGCAATGGAAAACTTGCAACTGATTTCACTG cTCAAAATTTAGGATTCAAGACCTTTCCATTGCCGTATCTTAGCCCAGAGGCATCAGGTAAGAATCTTCTCATTGGAGTCAACTTTGCCTCAGCTGCATCTGGTTATGATGAGAATGCTGCCTTCTTAAAT CATGCACTCTCACTATCCCAACAAGTTGGGTTGTTCAAGGAGTACCAGGGCAAGCTGGCTAAGGTAGCTGGTAATGAAAAAGCAGCATCCATAATCAAGGATGCACTCTACTTGCTAAGTGCAGGAAGTGGTGATTTTCTGCAGAACTATTACATCAATCCTTATATTAACAAGGTCTACACTGCCGATCAGTACGGGACGATGCTCATTGGAGCTTTTACAACATTTGTTAAG AATATATATGGTCTAGGAGCTAGGAGACTTGGAGTGACTTCACTTCCTCCATTAGGTTGCTTTCCTGCTGCTCTCACCTTGTTTGGCAACCATCAAAGCGGTTGTGTCTCAAGGATCAATACTGATGCGCAAGCGTTCAACAAGAAGCTGAATTCTGCTGCGGAAAGTCTGAAAAAACAACTTCCAGGGTTTAAGATTGTCATCTTCGACATTTACAAGCCACTCTACGATGTCATCAGTTCTCCATCTAAAAATG GCTTTGTGGAGGCCAGAAAAGGGTGCTGTGGAACAGGGACAGTGGAGACAACATCACTTTTGTGCAATCCCAAGTCCTTGGGTGGAACTTGCTCTAATGCAACTCAATACGTGTTCTGGGATAGTGTGCATCCATCAGAGGCTGCAAATCATGTTCTTGCCGATGCCTTGATTCTCCAGGGATTCGCTCTCCTCTAG